One segment of Primulina tabacum isolate GXHZ01 chromosome 14, ASM2559414v2, whole genome shotgun sequence DNA contains the following:
- the LOC142525640 gene encoding kinesin-like protein KIN-4A isoform X1 gives MEANSSGEDCCVKVAVHIRPLLGDERLQGCKDCVTLAPGKPQVQIGTHSFTFDHVYGSTGSPSTAMYDECVAPLVDGLFQGYNATVLAYGQTGSGKTYTMGTNVKDGQQNGLIPKVMNSLFGKIEILKQEIEFQLHVSFIEIHKEEVRDLLDPNSANKQDIANGQAGKITIPGKPPIQIRETSDGVITLAGSTECSVKTLKEMADCLEQGSLSRATGSTNMNNQSSRSHAIFTITMEQMCSSNDGNLTDYMVEEYLCAKLHLVDLAGSERAKRTGSDGLRFKEGVHINKGLLALGNVISALGDEKKRKESLHIPYRDSKLTRLLQDSLGGNSRTVMIACISPADINAEETLNTLKYANRARNIQNKPVINRDPISNEMIKMRQQLEYLQAELCGRGGGISFDEIQVLKDRISWLEATNEELNRELNELRKKGGSIEQYDSVSRVRGNGIMKSEGLKRGLQSMESSDYQISEGSDSGDIDEDTAKELEHTCLQNSMDKELNELNRQLEKKESEMKLFGCPDTVALKQHFGKKILELEEEKRTVQHERDRLLAAVENLSANSDGQVQKLEDMHAQKLKLLEAQIQDLKKKQENQVQLLKQKQKSDEAAKKLQEEIQCIKAQKVQLQQRIKQEAEQFRQWKASREKELLQLKKEGRRNEYERHKLQALNQRQKMVLQRKTEEAAMATKRLKELLEARKSSARDNSVTSNGHGNGINGQSNEKSMQRWIDHELEVMVNVHEVRYEYEKQSQVRAALAEELVVLRQVEEFASKGVSPPRGKNGFSRVSSMPPNARMSRIASLESMVNISSNSLVAMASQLSEAEERERSSASRGRWNQLRSMGEAKNLLQYMFTYLGEARCQLWEKDIEIKEMKEQLKELVGLLRQSEVRRKEVENELKQTVAMALGTPPSGNSHKHIADDMAGSLSPIPVPAQKQLKYTAGIVNGFVRELPAFLDQTRKMVPIGQLSMKKLVLVGHGGKLWRWKRSHHQWLLQFKWKWQKPWRLSELIRHSDETIMRARPRPRPHPQALPDVMYRNCP, from the exons G ACAGGATCGGGAAAAACATACACCATGGGTACTAATGTCAAAGATGGACAGCAGAACGGACTAATTCCGAAAGTTATGAATTCTTTGTTCGGCAAGATTGAAATCTTGAAACAAGAGATTGAATTCCAATTACATGTTTCCTTTATTGAG ATTCATAAAGAAGAAGTGAGGGACCTACTCGACCCCAATTCTGCTAACAAACAAGATATAGCGAATGGACAAGCTGGAAAAATAACTATCCCTGGGAAACCTCCTATACAAATCCGTGAAACATCGGACGGTGTAATTACATTGGCTGGATCAACTGAGTGTAGTGTTAAAACTCTCAAAGAAATGGCCGATTGCCTGGAGCAAGGATCACTGAGCCGTGCAACAGGGAGTACAAATATGAACAATCAGTCGAG TCGCTCGCATGCCATTTTCACCATTACGATGGAGCAGATGTGCAGCTCTAATGATGGCAATCTAACCGACTATATGGTTGAAGAGTATCTCTGTGCCAAGTTGCATTTGGTGGATCTTGCTGGATCAGAGCGTGCTAAGAGAACAGGCTCTGACGGTCTACGTTTTAAAGAAG GAGTTCACATTAACAAGGGCCTTCTTGCGCTTGGTAATGTCATTAGCGCTCTTGGTGATGAGAAAAAGCGAAAAGAGAGTCTTCATATACCATATCGGGATAGCAAACTTACTCGGCTACTGCAG GATTCTCTTGGTGGCAATAGCAGAACTGTAATGATAG CATGCATTAGTCCTGCGGATATAAACGCTGAAGAAACTCTGAACACTCTGAAGTATGCCAATCGTGCTCGAAATATCCAGAATAAACCTGTT ATTAACCGAGATCCAATATCTAATGAGATGATAAAGATGCGtcaacaattggaatatctacAAGCCGAACTTTGTGGTCGTGGCGGAGGCATTTCCTTTGATGAAATACAG GTTCTCAAGGATAGAATTTCTTGGCTTGAGGCTACTAATGAGGAGCTGAACCGAGAACTTAACGAACTTCGCAAAAAAGGTGGCAGCATTGAGCAATATGATTCGGTTTCTAGA GTTCGTGGAAATGGTATAATGAAAAGTGAAGGACTCAAAAGAGGATTGCAAAGTATGGAATCATCTGACTATCAAATTAGTGAAGGCA GTGATTCAGGAGATATAGATGAAGATACAGCCAAAGAGTTGGAGCATACTTGCTTACAAAATAGCATGGATAAAGAACTGAATGAATTAAATCGACAGTTGGAGAAGAAAGAG TCGGAAATGAAACTGTTTGGTTGCCCTGACACTGTGGCTCTTAAGCAGCACTTTggaaagaaaattttggaactCGAGGAGGAAAAAAGGACTGTACAG CACGAGAGAGACCGACTTTTGGCAGCAGTTGAAAACCTCTCTGCTAATTCTGATGGACAAGTACAAAAATTGGAAGACATGCATGCACAAAAATTGAAACTTCTTGAAGCTCAG ATACAAGATCTTAAAAAGAAACAAGAGAACCAAGTTCAACTTTTAAAGCAGAAACAGAAGAGTGATGAAGCTGCTAAAAAGTTGCAAGAGGAAATACAATGCATCAAGGCACAAAAG GTTCAATTGCAACAACGGATTAAACAAGAAGCTGAACAATTTCGGCAGTGGAAGGCATCTCGAGAGAAAGAACTCCTGCAG TTAAAGAAGGAGGGCAGAAGAAACGAGTATGAGAGACATAAATTACAAGCGTTGAATCAGCGACAAAAGATG GTTCTTCAGAGAAAGACTGAAGAAGCAGCAATGGCTACTAAGAGGTTGAAAGAATTGCTGGAAGCACGTAAATCTTCAGCTCGTGACAACTCTG TCACAAGCAATGGACATGGAAATGGAATAAATGGCCAG AGTAATGAAAAGTCCATGCAACGATGGATAGATCACGAGCTTGAAGTTATGGTGAATGTTCATGAAGTCCGTTACGAGTATGAGAAGCAAAGTCAAGT ACGAGCTGCGTTGGCAGAAGAGCTGGTTGTTTTGAGACAAGTCGAAGAATTTGCTTCAAAGGGAGTTAGCCCCCCTAGAGGAAAAAATGGATTTTCTAG GGTATCTTCAATGCCACCAAATGCTAGAATGTCAAGAATTGCTTCTCTTGAAAGCATGGTGaatatttcatcaaattcaCTTGTGGCAATGGCTTCACAGCTTTCCGAGGCGGAAGAACGAGAACGCAGCTCCGCTAGCCGTGGACGATGGAATCAGCTACGTTCTATGGGGGAAGCAAAAAATTTACTGCAGTATATGTTCACTTATCTTGGCGAAGCAAG GTGCCAATTGTGGGAAAAGGATATTGAAATCAAGGAGATGAAAGAACAGCTAAAAGAACTTGTAGGCTTATTACGACAAAGCGAAGTTAGGAGGAAGGAAGTTGAGAACGAGTTAAAACAAACTGTTGCCATGGCATTGGGGACGCCACCTTCT GGAAACTCCCACAAACATATTGCCGATGACATGGCAGGTTCTTTGTCTCCAATCCCCGTGCCAGCACAGAAACAACTTAAATATACGGCGGGAATTGTCAATGGCTTCGTTAGAGAATTGCCAGCGTTCTTGGATCAAACACGAAAG ATGGTGCCGATTGGTCAGTTGTCAATGAAGAAATTAGTACTTGTTGGACATGGTGGAAAACTGTGGAGATGGAAGAGGAGTCATCATCAGTGGTTATTGCAGTTCAAATGGAAGTGGCAAAAACCCTGGAGACTTTCAGAATTGATTAGACACAGTGATGAAACAATCATGCGGGCTCGACCTCGTCCTCGTCCTCATCCACAAGCTCTTCCTGATGTCATGTATAGAAACTGTCCCTAG
- the LOC142525640 gene encoding kinesin-like protein KIN-4A isoform X2 yields the protein MGTNVKDGQQNGLIPKVMNSLFGKIEILKQEIEFQLHVSFIEIHKEEVRDLLDPNSANKQDIANGQAGKITIPGKPPIQIRETSDGVITLAGSTECSVKTLKEMADCLEQGSLSRATGSTNMNNQSSRSHAIFTITMEQMCSSNDGNLTDYMVEEYLCAKLHLVDLAGSERAKRTGSDGLRFKEGVHINKGLLALGNVISALGDEKKRKESLHIPYRDSKLTRLLQDSLGGNSRTVMIACISPADINAEETLNTLKYANRARNIQNKPVINRDPISNEMIKMRQQLEYLQAELCGRGGGISFDEIQVLKDRISWLEATNEELNRELNELRKKGGSIEQYDSVSRVRGNGIMKSEGLKRGLQSMESSDYQISEGSDSGDIDEDTAKELEHTCLQNSMDKELNELNRQLEKKESEMKLFGCPDTVALKQHFGKKILELEEEKRTVQHERDRLLAAVENLSANSDGQVQKLEDMHAQKLKLLEAQIQDLKKKQENQVQLLKQKQKSDEAAKKLQEEIQCIKAQKVQLQQRIKQEAEQFRQWKASREKELLQLKKEGRRNEYERHKLQALNQRQKMVLQRKTEEAAMATKRLKELLEARKSSARDNSVTSNGHGNGINGQSNEKSMQRWIDHELEVMVNVHEVRYEYEKQSQVRAALAEELVVLRQVEEFASKGVSPPRGKNGFSRVSSMPPNARMSRIASLESMVNISSNSLVAMASQLSEAEERERSSASRGRWNQLRSMGEAKNLLQYMFTYLGEARCQLWEKDIEIKEMKEQLKELVGLLRQSEVRRKEVENELKQTVAMALGTPPSGNSHKHIADDMAGSLSPIPVPAQKQLKYTAGIVNGFVRELPAFLDQTRKMVPIGQLSMKKLVLVGHGGKLWRWKRSHHQWLLQFKWKWQKPWRLSELIRHSDETIMRARPRPRPHPQALPDVMYRNCP from the exons ATGGGTACTAATGTCAAAGATGGACAGCAGAACGGACTAATTCCGAAAGTTATGAATTCTTTGTTCGGCAAGATTGAAATCTTGAAACAAGAGATTGAATTCCAATTACATGTTTCCTTTATTGAG ATTCATAAAGAAGAAGTGAGGGACCTACTCGACCCCAATTCTGCTAACAAACAAGATATAGCGAATGGACAAGCTGGAAAAATAACTATCCCTGGGAAACCTCCTATACAAATCCGTGAAACATCGGACGGTGTAATTACATTGGCTGGATCAACTGAGTGTAGTGTTAAAACTCTCAAAGAAATGGCCGATTGCCTGGAGCAAGGATCACTGAGCCGTGCAACAGGGAGTACAAATATGAACAATCAGTCGAG TCGCTCGCATGCCATTTTCACCATTACGATGGAGCAGATGTGCAGCTCTAATGATGGCAATCTAACCGACTATATGGTTGAAGAGTATCTCTGTGCCAAGTTGCATTTGGTGGATCTTGCTGGATCAGAGCGTGCTAAGAGAACAGGCTCTGACGGTCTACGTTTTAAAGAAG GAGTTCACATTAACAAGGGCCTTCTTGCGCTTGGTAATGTCATTAGCGCTCTTGGTGATGAGAAAAAGCGAAAAGAGAGTCTTCATATACCATATCGGGATAGCAAACTTACTCGGCTACTGCAG GATTCTCTTGGTGGCAATAGCAGAACTGTAATGATAG CATGCATTAGTCCTGCGGATATAAACGCTGAAGAAACTCTGAACACTCTGAAGTATGCCAATCGTGCTCGAAATATCCAGAATAAACCTGTT ATTAACCGAGATCCAATATCTAATGAGATGATAAAGATGCGtcaacaattggaatatctacAAGCCGAACTTTGTGGTCGTGGCGGAGGCATTTCCTTTGATGAAATACAG GTTCTCAAGGATAGAATTTCTTGGCTTGAGGCTACTAATGAGGAGCTGAACCGAGAACTTAACGAACTTCGCAAAAAAGGTGGCAGCATTGAGCAATATGATTCGGTTTCTAGA GTTCGTGGAAATGGTATAATGAAAAGTGAAGGACTCAAAAGAGGATTGCAAAGTATGGAATCATCTGACTATCAAATTAGTGAAGGCA GTGATTCAGGAGATATAGATGAAGATACAGCCAAAGAGTTGGAGCATACTTGCTTACAAAATAGCATGGATAAAGAACTGAATGAATTAAATCGACAGTTGGAGAAGAAAGAG TCGGAAATGAAACTGTTTGGTTGCCCTGACACTGTGGCTCTTAAGCAGCACTTTggaaagaaaattttggaactCGAGGAGGAAAAAAGGACTGTACAG CACGAGAGAGACCGACTTTTGGCAGCAGTTGAAAACCTCTCTGCTAATTCTGATGGACAAGTACAAAAATTGGAAGACATGCATGCACAAAAATTGAAACTTCTTGAAGCTCAG ATACAAGATCTTAAAAAGAAACAAGAGAACCAAGTTCAACTTTTAAAGCAGAAACAGAAGAGTGATGAAGCTGCTAAAAAGTTGCAAGAGGAAATACAATGCATCAAGGCACAAAAG GTTCAATTGCAACAACGGATTAAACAAGAAGCTGAACAATTTCGGCAGTGGAAGGCATCTCGAGAGAAAGAACTCCTGCAG TTAAAGAAGGAGGGCAGAAGAAACGAGTATGAGAGACATAAATTACAAGCGTTGAATCAGCGACAAAAGATG GTTCTTCAGAGAAAGACTGAAGAAGCAGCAATGGCTACTAAGAGGTTGAAAGAATTGCTGGAAGCACGTAAATCTTCAGCTCGTGACAACTCTG TCACAAGCAATGGACATGGAAATGGAATAAATGGCCAG AGTAATGAAAAGTCCATGCAACGATGGATAGATCACGAGCTTGAAGTTATGGTGAATGTTCATGAAGTCCGTTACGAGTATGAGAAGCAAAGTCAAGT ACGAGCTGCGTTGGCAGAAGAGCTGGTTGTTTTGAGACAAGTCGAAGAATTTGCTTCAAAGGGAGTTAGCCCCCCTAGAGGAAAAAATGGATTTTCTAG GGTATCTTCAATGCCACCAAATGCTAGAATGTCAAGAATTGCTTCTCTTGAAAGCATGGTGaatatttcatcaaattcaCTTGTGGCAATGGCTTCACAGCTTTCCGAGGCGGAAGAACGAGAACGCAGCTCCGCTAGCCGTGGACGATGGAATCAGCTACGTTCTATGGGGGAAGCAAAAAATTTACTGCAGTATATGTTCACTTATCTTGGCGAAGCAAG GTGCCAATTGTGGGAAAAGGATATTGAAATCAAGGAGATGAAAGAACAGCTAAAAGAACTTGTAGGCTTATTACGACAAAGCGAAGTTAGGAGGAAGGAAGTTGAGAACGAGTTAAAACAAACTGTTGCCATGGCATTGGGGACGCCACCTTCT GGAAACTCCCACAAACATATTGCCGATGACATGGCAGGTTCTTTGTCTCCAATCCCCGTGCCAGCACAGAAACAACTTAAATATACGGCGGGAATTGTCAATGGCTTCGTTAGAGAATTGCCAGCGTTCTTGGATCAAACACGAAAG ATGGTGCCGATTGGTCAGTTGTCAATGAAGAAATTAGTACTTGTTGGACATGGTGGAAAACTGTGGAGATGGAAGAGGAGTCATCATCAGTGGTTATTGCAGTTCAAATGGAAGTGGCAAAAACCCTGGAGACTTTCAGAATTGATTAGACACAGTGATGAAACAATCATGCGGGCTCGACCTCGTCCTCGTCCTCATCCACAAGCTCTTCCTGATGTCATGTATAGAAACTGTCCCTAG